The following DNA comes from Mugil cephalus isolate CIBA_MC_2020 chromosome 6, CIBA_Mcephalus_1.1, whole genome shotgun sequence.
GGTGTAATAAGGTGTAATTAGGTGTAATTAGGTGTAATAAGTTGTAATAAGGTGCACTAAGGTGTAATAAGGTGCATATAACTGTCAGGCTCAAGTCATtgtattttctgtatattttcctgtttaagtcattattgttttttgtctaaTTTCATGCTGTGACAAGGACGTTTCctatacgtgggataaataaagaatgTCTTGTGTCTTTCCAGTCCCGTCGACATGCCTCAGACCAACAAGTCggtgggtggaggtggtgtCCCAGGTCAGCCATCCACCCCAGACCAGGGTGAGCCTCCGCCCTCTCCGGAGGCCCGGCCCCAGGTGGCTGCTGGAGATGGAGGGGGGAAGGTATCGGTGGATGACCAGGGAGACTCAGACATCGTTAAATCCCCCAGTGACCCCAAGACGTACAGGTGAGAAGATGCCGTCTGAGCTCAGGTTGGTTTTATCTGACAGGACAGAAGCAGCTTCACCGTCTCTCTGCAGGTTCATTGAGCTGAACAACGGCCTCCGAGCGCTGCTCATCTCCGACTACAGCGGGACTGATCGGAGCAGGGACCAGGAAAAcccagaggagcaggaggaggaggaacaggaagaagaggaggaggattcagGAGAGGGAtcagaggaggacaaggaggaggaagaggaggaggcacagGACAGTGactttgaggaggaggacgaggaggctACAGCGAAGAAGAAGAGTTCAGAGAAACAGGTGAAGGAGACGTTTGGTTCTGATATGTGGACGTCAACCCTGAGCTGATAAATATTACGATATTATAACGCGCACAGTCTGGCCAATaaaagctcctcccctctagtctgtgggcggagctcctctcctctggtctgtgggtggagctcctcccctctagtctgttgttgaagctcctcccctctagtctgtgggcggagctcctcccctctggtctgtgggcggagctcctcccctctggtctgtgggcggagctcctcccctctggtCTGTGGGCTCTGGACCCATCAGACCTCATGACCTCCCCccatgtctccagagtctttctgctgctccctgtcggactggagccttttttcccggttgtcctccctgatcagtggttttctgttcagtcccttgagttcccttcacattgtccatggtgtgaaatgctcttccttccactattaaacacagccctgagttctactgctgcttttcttccaaacatttctccatcagtcaggatttatttcttcctttattttcttccctttcgaccatggttctccactgtccttccagtctggaataaaggtcttaagccagttttagtagtttctagatgtttgaTTTGACCCTtttccaccagactaacatctcctcctccagactaacatctcctcctccaccagaccaacatcttctcctccaccagactaacatctcctccaccagactaacatctcctcctccagactaacatctcctccaccagactaaaatctcctcctccagactaaaatctcctcctccagactaacatctcctcctccagactaacatctcctcctccagactaacatctcctccaccagactagcatcttctccaccagactaacatctcctccaccagactaacatctccacctCTAGACAAACATCTtctgtgtctttccacatggttgttgaagaaatgagaagctcctcattgcatcaattggtcttaaataacttgttgaactaatgatccaccaggaggcgctggactatgagctcagttaaatatttgtgtgtgtgtgtgtgtgtgtgtgtgtgtgtccagtctGCAGCTGCTTTGTGTATCGGTGTCGGTAGCTTCAGTGATCCAGACGACCTTCCCGGCCTCGCACACTTCCTGGAGCACAGTGAGTCTGAACTGATGGACGACATCACTTTCAGTCTGTGTGTAGTTCACTGACTTCTGTGAACCTGTGTTTCCAGTGGTGTTCATGGGCAGTGAGAAATACCCGGCGGAGAACGGCTTCGACGCCTTCCTGAAGAAACACGGTGGGAGCGACAACGCCTCCACCGACTGTGAGAGAACCATCTTCCAGTTCGACGTCCAGAGGAAGTATTTCAGAGAGGCGCTGGACAGGTGAGCTGGACGTCCACCTGGACGTCCTGCTGCTACCTGGCTGCTACCTGGCCACATCCTACAGAggacaaacaggaaacacacactctctgttATACAGCAGGTCCTGTCCTAGATACGGGTACAAAGAGACTCAGCAGAGCTCGTTCTCCATCAGACCGACCCAGCTCTGAATGTAGCTTAGGTACCAAACTCTGTCCAACTGGAGAACAGATCAGTCAACAGCTAAACCGTGggttggtctcagttaaactggtctcagttaaaccggtctcagttaaaccggtctcagttaaaccgtgggttggtctcagttaaaccggTCTCAGTTAAACCAGTCTCAGCTAAACCGTGggttggtctcagttaaactggtctcagttaaaccggtctcagttaaaccgtgggttggtctcagttaaaccatgggttggtctcagttaaaccggTCTCAGCTAAACCGGTCTCAGTTAAACTGGTCTCAGTTAAACTGTGggttggtctcagttaaaccAGTCTCAGCTAAACCGTGggttggtctcagttaaactggtctcagttaaaccggtctcagttaaactggtctcagttaaactgtgggttggtctcagttaaaccAGTCTCAGTTAAACCGTGggttggtctcagttaaaccggTCTTAGTTAAACCATGggttggtctcagttaaacaggtctcagttaaaccggtctcagttaaactggtctcagttaaaccgtgggttggtctcagttaaactggtctcagttaaaccggtctcagttaaaccggtctcagttaaaccgtgggttggtctcagttaaaccggTCTCAGTTAAACCAGTCTCAGCTAAACCGTGggttggtctcagttaaactggtctcagttaaaccggtctcagttaaaccgtgggttggtctcagttaaaccatgggttggtctcagttaaaccggTCTCAGCTAAACCGGTCTCAGTTAAACTGGTCTCAGTTAAACTGTGggttggtctcagttaaaccAGTCTCACCTAAACCGTGggttggtctcagttaaactggtctcagttaaaccggtctcagttaaactggtctcagttaaactgtgggttggtctcagttaaaccAGTCTCAGTTAAACCGTGggttggtctcagttaaaccggTCTTAGTTAAACCATGggttggtctcagttaaacaggtctcagttaaaccgtgggttggtctcagttaaaccggTCTCAGTTAAACTGGTCTCGGTTAAACCGTGggttggtctcagttaaaccTGTCTCGGTTAAACCGGTCTCAGTTAAACCGGTCTCAGTTAAACCGTGGGTTGGTCTCAGTTAAATCGGTCTCAGTTAAACCGTGAgttggtctcagttaaaccgtGGGTCGGTCTCAGTTAAACCGGTCTCAGTTAAACCGGTCTCAATTAAACCGTGggttggtctcagttaaaccggTCTCTTCTAAATTCAGTCTCAGTTAAACCGTGggttggtctcagttaaacTGGTCTCGGTTAAACCGTGGATTGGTCTCAGTTAAACCAGTCTCAGTTAAActggtctcagttaaaccgtGGGTCGGTCTCAGTTAAACCGGTCTCAGTTAGACCGTGggttggtctcagttaaaccgtgggttggtctcagttaaaccggTCTCAGTTAAACTGGTCTCGGTTAAACCGTGggttggtctcagttaaaccTGTCTCGGTTAAACCGGTCTCAGTTAAACCGGTCTCAGTTAAACCGTGggttggtctcagttaaaccggTCTCAATTAAACCGTGggttggtctcagttaaaccggTCTCTTCTAAATTCAGTCTCAGTTAAACCGTGGGTTGGGCTCAGTTAAACTGGTCTCGGTTAAACCGTGGATTGGTCTCAGTTAAACCAGTCTCAGTTAAActggtctcagttaaaccgtGGGTTGGGCTCAGTTAAACCGGTCTCGGTTAAACCGTGggttggtctcagttaaaccgtgagttggtctcagttaaaccgtGGGTCGGTCTCAGTTAAACCGGTCTCAGTTAAACCGGTCTCAATTAAACCGTGggttggtctcagttaaaccggTCTCTTCTAAATTCAGTCTCAGTTAAACCGTGGGTTGGGCTCAGTTAAACTGGTCTCGGTTAAACCGTGGATTGGTCTCAGTTAAActggtctcagttaaaccgtGGGTTGGGCTCAGTTAAACCGGTCTCGGTTAAACCGTGggttggtctcagttaaaccggTCTCAGTTAAACTGTGGGTTGGTCCCTGAGTGTCCCTGTGTTCCAGGTGGGCTCAGTTCTTCATCTGTCCTCTGATGATCGAGGACGCCATCGACAGAGAGGTGGAGGCCGTGGACAGTGGTCAGTAAACGCTTCCTCTCTTTCCATTGGCCGCCGTCCTCGTCTTCGGTCTCTGACGTGTCCccctgtccttcctgtcctcagAGTATCAGCTGGCAAGACCCTCGGACTCCCACCGGAAGGAGATGCTGTTTGGGAGTCTGGCCAAAGACGGACACCCCATGAGGAAGTTCTGCTGGGGTGAGACACTGACACTACTGTCTCTGTGGGGACTGTCCACTGGTGTAAAACTTCACCCCCCCACCACTGACCTCGGTTTGGTTTGAGGCATCATGTCATTGATCCATAGAACggagtcacatccacagactgaatcctagaatctgatctatgagactgaagagaaataaatagcagatctactttaaaaccagtgttgctcttcatccatgtggtattaaccaggtaaaatgattcctgctccatccaatcattcagtgtttggagaatatctctcctcctcttctttccaccatgttctcctctctaagcctcttaaagttctcctccctgctctcagcacatctcactgcagaaccttctttaggaacctttcatctctACCTCCATCTAGAAACAACCTCAGGGTTCTAGTTTAATCTTCTTAGAACTCGTCCTGTAGGAGCAGCTCTTTGAGTCCAGATTATGGATGATTCAGactgaatatattatatatattatatatattcatcATCGTTGTCGTAGTCGTTTCTCGTCTTCGTGTGTTGGAGGAACTAGATGTTGCAGGTTGTATTTCCAGTCTGTCTACATGTGTCAGGCCTGAGGTGTTCAGCTGTTAAATATcctgcagataaacacagaaacaaacactaGACCTGATAAATAACCAGGAGCAGAGAGTCTGCGTCTAATATTTATCTAACCTacaggtctgtgaaggttctcactCATCCAGTCGGGGATTAGTCAATAAAACGTGTCAGAAATGgattgaaaatattttttttatctgttgatGAGGATGTTTCTCTGGTTTTTAATTATCTTCTTTACATAAATTCATGTGTTTATGATGCGTTAATCGTTAATCAGTgagtttgtttaaatgttttctgctcCTTAGTTTCCTGTGGGTCGTGTTCCTGCCTCTGCAGGCGGAAATTATTCCTGACTTCCAGTCAAAGCCAGTTTAAATGAAGAATGATGTTACATTGATCACagtcgtctcctcctccttatttcttattttaaatgttctgaATTGAAGCTTCACTCATCTCTGCTTGGCTTCAGATGAACTTTATTTAGATTAACACACGtggtttaaattttatttatttattttattcagttttatatcaaccatttaaaagaaaaaagaaaagatggacgCAGCAGATTCAGCagaagctaatttccatctgtagtTCTCCATAAAACATAAACTAGACACCAGACTTACACTAAATGCATAAAGATAACACACTCAGCCTAGAGCCAGACAATACCACTCAGCATatacacacatgaacacatgaacatgcAGCCACACAGTACAAACCTCACGCATTCATGtcataataacaacaatgatGCATCGGTTTTATATTGTGCTTCTCTAAATACCCAAAGATGCTATGATTACATACGGTcctgataaataaattaaaataaataaattataaccTTAATTTCCCCACAATGGGGAAAGTTGTTCCAGTTgtttaacaacataaaattacaactaaaatgtttcatttaaaaaaagaaaaataaagtgggaCACAAGTGCAGCTGTTGTTCTCCTATAATGTGCAGCACTAATATAAAGTAATATAGCAAACGTGAAGAGCAGAACTATTTAAAGGGTTTACATGAACTtttagatgatgatgatgatgatgatgatgatggtgatgatgaagatgatgatgaagatggtgatgatgatgatgaagatggtgatgatgatgaaggtgatgatgatgatgaagatggtgatgatgatgatgatgaagatggtggtgatgatgatggtgatgatgatgatgatggtgatgatgatgatggtgatgatgaaggtgatggtgatgatgatgataaaggtgatgatgaaggtgatgatcatgatgatgataaaggtgatgaagatgatgatgatgatgatgatgatgagagatgatgagatgagtgagatgatgatgatgaagaaatgtgagatgatgtgatgatgaaatgtgatgatgatgatgagatggatgataatgatgatagaTGATgaatgaaggtgatgatgatgatgatgatgaagatggtgatgatgatgatgatgatgatggtgatgatgaaggtgatgatgatgatgataaaggtgatgatgaaggtgatgatgaagatgatgatgatggtgatgatgatgatgatgatgatgataatggtgaaggtgatgatggtgatgatgaagatggtgatgatggtgatgatgatggtgatgatgaagatgatgatgaagatggtgatgatgatgatgatgaagatggtgatgaagatggtgatgatgatgaaggtgatgatgatgatgatgatgaagatgatggtgatgatgatgatgatggtgatgatgatggtgatgatgatgatggtgatgatgaaggtgatggtgatgatgatgataaaggtgatgaaggtgatgatgatgatgatgaagatggtgatgatgatgatgatgatgataaaggtgatgaagatgatggtgatgatgaagatgatgatgagatgatgtgatgatgagaatggtgatgatgatgatgatgaagatggtgatgatgatgatgatgatgataaaggtgatgatgaaggtgatggtgatgatgataaaggtgatgatgaaggtgatggtgatgatgataaaggtgatgatgataaaggtgatgatgaaggtgatgattatgatgatgatgatggtgatgatgatgatgatgatggtgatgatgaagatgatgatgaagatggtgatgatgatgaaggtgatgatgatgatgatgatgaagatggtgatgatgatgatgatgatgatggtgatgatgaaggtgatgatgatgatgataaaggtgatgatgaaggtgatggtgatgatgatggtgatgatgatgatgatgatgaagatggtgatgatgatggtgatgatgatgaaggtgatgatgatgatgatgatgatgaagatggtgatgatgatgatgatgaagatggtgatgaagatggtgatgatgatgaaggtgatgatgatgatgatgatgaagatggtgatgaagatggtgatgatgatagatggtgatgatgatgatggatgatgatgatgatgatgatgaatgtgatgatgatgatgatgataaggTGAtgaaggatgatgatgatgatgatgatgatggtgatgatgatgatgatgatgataaaggtgatgaagatgatggtgatgatgaagatgatgatgaagatggtgatgatgatgaaggtgatgatgatgatgatgaagatggtgatgatgatgatgatgataaaggtgatgatgaaggtgatggtgatgatgataaaggtgatgatgaaggtgatggtgatgatgataaaggtgatgatgaaggtgatgattatgatgatgatgatgatgatgaaggtgatgatgatgatgatgatgaagatggtgatgatgatgatgatgataaaggtgatgatgaaggtgatggtgatgatgatgatggtgatgatgaaggtgatggtgatgatgatgataaaggtgatgaaggtgatgatgatgatgatgaagatggtgatgatgatgatgatgatgataaaggtgatgaagatgatggtgatgatgaagatgatgatgaagatggtgatgatgatgaaggtgatgatgatgatgatgaagatggtgatgatgatgatgatgataaaggtgatgatgaaggtgatggtgatgatgataaaggtgatgatgaaggtgatggtgatgatgataaaggtgatgatgaaggtgatgatgatgatgatgatgatgaaggtgatgatgatgatgatgatgatgatgaagatgaagatggtcTGAGTCCAGCTCTGTTTCTCCCTCCAGGAAACGCTCAAACATTAAAACACGAGCCCAGAGAGAAGCAGATCAACACGTATCAGAGGCTCAGAGATTTCTGGAGGAGATATTACTCAGCTCACTACATGACACTGGCTGTTCAGTCCAGAGGTACCAGCTCAGAGGCTCTAAATACTTCCATCATAATGCTAACATATGCTAACATATGCTAACGTATGAATGATGTTGTTTAGAGACTCTGGACACTCTGGAGCAGTGGGTCAGAGACATCTTCACCAAGGTCCCCAACAAGTGAgaaacacaacgcaacacacatatatacatttatacatttatacattaattataatgctttggttttatattgtgcttttccgatgctcaaagcgcttacgaTAGTATCACACCCtcgtggtggtaaactacctcagtagtcacagctgcccatACTCAAATATCCAAATATATCCACATATACACTCACATATACACTAGGGCTCAAAATGAACTCGCTAACAATTAATCCTTCATCATATTTAATCTGATCAGTGAAGCATCTGCTGcagtgaacgtgtctcagtttgtccaagtagcgttagcgttagcgttagcaccagctgatccggtagtgacaggcagcagaaccaacccataaagatggaagacgctaaacagcacgttggtcctctccatgggacatttgaggacaaagacaccaagagggaccagtggagacacataaagtatcatcacactctgcaggaaggagttttctttccagcttcaaacagcacatgaaccaagccaagcatacgttagtcggggattctgctagcacttgggctaacgcggctaacagctggagacaaaccaagacaaaccaagacaaagacaagctgccaatgctgctgctaatatgtgtccactcctgcagccactgttcactgggagacactgttctcaataagaagcgtcagctctcctctggttggacaatgtccacaagttagtttgtctccgtagcaacagggacacattcatgtggacacatggtggacaaagaaagacgttcagtgcagatttatTCTCTTGTTCCTGTTTGATCATCAACACTGAAACGCATCAacagagattaaacatgaaggagatttaatctggttaatctgaattaatccacatcaacctgagattaatctgattaaacgaCAGCacttatatacacacacacaacacacataaacacatgtacacatacacacagtgaaGAACAACACTAAGTGAACATGTTGTATTGTTTTCAGTGATGAACCTCGACCAGATTTCTCTCACCTCCAGCAGCCGTTTGACACACCAGCCTTCAATAAACTCTACCGAGGTCACCACCAATACAATcattaatagtttaatattgtcatcattattattcataataaCAGTTTATATTCCAGGTCAGGTTCATTTATGTGATTAGAACATTAAGGAATAATTCAGTTCATCTTTGAATCTCTTCATGTGTTTCAGTCGTTCCTGTGAGAAAAGTTCACGCTCTGAACATCAGCTGGGCCGTTCCTCCACAAGCAAAACACTACAGGTGAGTCTGGTTCTGACCTCCAGGTGAGTCTGGTTCTGATCTCCAGGTGAGTCTGGTTCTGATCTCGTTTCAGAGTGAAACCTCTTCATTATATTTCCTGGTTGATCGGACATGAAGGAGCCGGCAGCATCTTGTCTCTACTCAGGAAGAAGTGAGTCATTAAAACACGATGGATGAGATGAgagtgatggaggagaggggaggggaggagaggggagaggaggagagaggaggagagaggaggtgtggggaggagaggggaggagaggggaggggaggagaggagggaggagaggggaggggaggagaggagaggagaggagaggggaggggaggagaggggaggaggagagaggaggagaagggaggtcATGGTCTTGTCTTGTCCTCCAGGTGTTGGGCTCTGGCTCTTTTTGGTGGAAACAGTGAAACGGGCTTCGACCAGAACTCCACCTActccatcttctccatctccatcacccTCACTGACCAGGGCTACCAGAACTTCTACCAGGTACCCTGGAGTTCATCACctgtaaccgtggcaacaggtCTGGGGAGCTCTGATTGGTGGAGACGCGTTGGCCACCTCTGATGTTGTGACTGTTTGTGTGCAGGTAGTTCACTTTGTGTTCCAGTACCTGAAGATGCTGCAGACCCTGGGTCCTCAACAGAGGTTAGcatcagcattagcatcagcattagcatcagcattagcatcaggattagcattagcatcacgATTAGGATTAGCATCAGGATTAGCATCAGCATCAGGATAAGcatcagcattagcatcagGATTAGCATCAGCATTAGGATCAGCATCAGGATTAGcatcagcattagcatcagGATAAACATCAGGATTAGCATCAGCATTAGCTTCaggattagcattagcatgtttaTAATGTTCCATTGTTGCACTATTCATCACCAGGTTTGTGGTTTTCATCTATTTcatatattctgtatatttgtTCCAGTTGGTTTGTTCTGTTACTTTTTATGTTGTGGATAATTTCTCTGTTGGCCCTTATTACCTcttggggacaaataaagtttttctggatctgaccagtgtgaacCTGCTGGCAAATGCAGTTAATAATCTGCGGTTAATAATCTTAAAACATTATTTAGTATAAAAGTCTTCAGCCTGTTCTTGTTCCTCTTCTTTCAGGATCTATGAGGAAATTCAGAAGATTGAAGCCAATGAGTTCCACTATCAGGAGCAGGTATGACTCCATgtgtcagaggaggaaggagttttctttccagcttcaaacagcacatgaaccaagccaagcatacgttagtcggggattctgctaacgcggctaacagctggagacaaaccaagacaaaccaagacaaagacaagctgccaatgctgctgctaatatgtgtccactcctgcagccactgttcactgtgagagactgttctcaataagaagcgtcagctctcctctggttggacaatgtccacaagttagtttgtctccgtagcaacagggacacattcatgtggacacatggtggacaaagaaagacacaaaacgtTGCTGAGTTGTGTTGAATCAACACGTTCACTGCAGATATATTCTCTTTTTCCTGGAGTTTGtttgatcatcaacaatgaaatgaatcaatatagattaaacatgaaggagatttaatctgattaatttgattaatctgaattaatccacatcaacctgagattaatctgattaaaggtTTAATGGTTCGAACCTGGTTGAACCTGAccattcattaattattataCTTGTTAACAGTCTCTTTAACATCCTGTTGTCATGTTCCTGACAGATGGATCCAATCGAGTTTGTGGAGAACATCTGTGAGAACATGCAGCTGTTCCCTAAACAGGACGTCCTGACTGGAGACCAGCTCATGTTTGAGTACGAGCCTCAGGTAGAGTTCACTTTAAAAACGTTTTCACATTCAATCCagctttatacatttatatcaCATCTAACGACGATTCAGCCACGTTCAGGTGACcagtgctgtgttgtgttcaggtgatcggtgctgtgctgtgttgtgttcaggtgaccagtgctgtgttgtgctgtgttgtgttcaggtgaccagtgttgtgttgtgttcaggtgatcggtgttgtgttgtgttgtgttgtgttcaggtgaccagtgttgtgttgtgttcaggtgaTCGGTGCTCCTCTGGCCCTGCTGACCCCAGACAAAGCTAACCTGCTGCTGATGTCTCCAGAGAACGAAGGGCTCTGTGGGCTCAGAGAGAAATGGTTCGGGACCAGCTACAGCAGCGAAGGTACGTccagctgatcagctgattcaggagaggctagctcttcctagcctcccagctaacgccAGTGTTTTGACCCTGAGACGTGACGTCAGCCTCCAGTAGATCTTTGTTGAGTAGATGGGTCCTGGTCTCGGTTTAAAaccaggtgtgtttgttttgttcatcaGATATCCCAGAGGAGTGGACTGAGCGTTGGAAGGGAGACTTCGACTTGAACCCTGACCTCCGCCTCCCTGCTGAGAACCAGTTTATTGGTTGGTGTGGACAGACAGAGCTGGACCAGGTCCAGGATCAGGTCCTATGTAAATCCAGGTAaataatgttgatgtttcttCTCGTTCTGCAGCGACAGACTTCTCCCTGAAACCGTCGGACAGTCCAGACTCTGAGTTTCCTGTCAGGATCGTTAACGACGAGCGAGGAGGGCTGTGGTACAAGAAGGACAACAAGTTCAAGATCCCCAAAGGTGAGTCTGGCAGCACCCAACCCAACGAGGGGTAACGTCCAGGTGTAACGTCCAGGTGTAACGTCCAGGTATAAGTCCAGGTGTAGTCCAGATATAACGTCCAGGTGTAAGTCCAGATATAACGTCCAGGTGTAAGTCCAGGTATAAGTCCAGGTATAAGTCCACGATATAACGTCCAGGTGTAAGTCCAGGTGTAACATCCAGGTGTAAGTCCAGGTGTAACATCCAGGTATAAGTCCAGGTGTAACGTCCAGGTGTAAGTCCAGGTGTAACGTCCAGGTATAACGTCCAGGTGTAACATCAAGGTGTAAGTCCAGGTGTAAGTACAGGTGTAACGTCCAGGTTTAACTCCAGGTGTAACATCCAGGTGTAAGTCCTGATGTAACATCCAGGTGTAACTCCAGGTGTAACATCCAGGTGTAAGTCCAGGTGTAACGTCCAGGTGTAACATCCAGGTGTAAGTCCAG
Coding sequences within:
- the LOC125009879 gene encoding nardilysin-like, with protein sequence MPQTNKSVGGGGVPGQPSTPDQGEPPPSPEARPQVAAGDGGGKVSVDDQGDSDIVKSPSDPKTYRFIELNNGLRALLISDYSGTDRSRDQENPEEQEEEEQEEEEEDSGEGSEEDKEEEEEEAQDSDFEEEDEEATAKKKSSEKQSAAALCIGVGSFSDPDDLPGLAHFLEHMVFMGSEKYPAENGFDAFLKKHGGSDNASTDCERTIFQFDVQRKYFREALDRWAQFFICPLMIEDAIDREVEAVDSEYQLARPSDSHRKEMLFGSLAKDGHPMRKFCWGNAQTLKHEPREKQINTYQRLRDFWRRYYSAHYMTLAVQSRETLDTLEQWVRDIFTKVPNNDEPRPDFSHLQQPFDTPAFNKLYRVVPVRKVHALNISWAVPPQAKHYRVKPLHYISWLIGHEGAGSILSLLRKKCWALALFGGNSETGFDQNSTYSIFSISITLTDQGYQNFYQVVHFVFQYLKMLQTLGPQQRIYEEIQKIEANEFHYQEQMDPIEFVENICENMQLFPKQDVLTGDQLMFEYEPQVIGAPLALLTPDKANLLLMSPENEGLCGLREKWFGTSYSSEDIPEEWTERWKGDFDLNPDLRLPAENQFIATDFSLKPSDSPDSEFPVRIVNDERGGLWYKKDNKFKIPKGYIRFNLISPMIQKSPENLVLFDLFVNILAHNLAEPAYEADVAQLGYKLVAGEHGMVVRLKGFNHKLPLLLKLIVDQLSDFEAEPGVFTMFSEQLKKTYFNILIRPDRLGRDVRLLVLEPCRWSLVQKYQVISRGLNVDQLMSFITGLKSELYVEGLVQGNFTSTESREFLQYFTETLQFQPLPVEAPVLFRVVELPQKHHLCKVRSLNKGDANSEVTVYYQSGLKQVREHALMELMVMHMEEPCFDFLRTKETLGYQVYPTCRNTSGVLGFSVTVETQATKFSSEFVEEKIEEFLGVFGDCLVALSDDAFRNQVTSLIKLKECEDSHLGEEVDRNWFEVLTQQYVFNRLSKEVEALKLFCQEDLVQWFLDLRTRSRKLSVHVVGFGVEEGDPAPSDQSPAPSSSSYGEVSLSFLPASSLQDVTIISDIKAFTSTLPLHPYHKVLH